From a region of the Gemmatimonadales bacterium genome:
- a CDS encoding response regulator: MPASLDSVLATDQLGTRPAHALDPSSERAAVEALVAEMARPSRHVLQRLSEILVGLCGAGSAGVSLLEEPDGPGRFRWHALTGALREQLWGVMPGHVSASRIVVERAVPQLYIHPARHFEYLRELQPPIVEALVAPLPVGDRIVGAVWVIDHAGQRGFDAEDLRVVTRCAAIAGAVYAAHETIDALRDAGRRKDEFLAVLSHEMRNPLAAISNSTRYLARATASVPDQRQACAVIERQLAHVVRLSEDLIDASRVGQGSLELRMERTDLVAATRAGHEAAMPALAEHDREIAVSLPDQPLFVTGDPARLAQIVTNLLTSAARRTRAGGLVSLTLREEGDAAVLQLVSDTPGVAAGWPTGVDPFAAVAPGRPDEPPGIGLALARSLVELHGGRIVSVQTELAPQSGFAVQLPLADRAATGTRMTVAPKPSRARAELDGVRRRERVLVVDDSVDSGDSLARLLSSWGHDVRTAQGAVAGLRLEWEFEPHAVILDIEMPGKNGYEVAAELRVRRRDLLLVALSGHAREEDRARSLAAGFDYHLTKPANVELLQHILS, translated from the coding sequence ATGCCAGCCTCTCTCGATTCCGTGCTCGCCACCGATCAGCTGGGGACTCGCCCCGCGCACGCGCTCGATCCCTCGAGCGAACGCGCCGCTGTCGAGGCGCTGGTCGCCGAGATGGCGCGGCCGTCGCGGCACGTGCTGCAACGCCTTTCCGAGATCCTTGTTGGTCTGTGCGGCGCGGGCTCTGCCGGCGTATCGCTCCTGGAAGAACCGGACGGTCCTGGCCGTTTCCGGTGGCACGCGCTGACGGGTGCGCTGCGCGAGCAGCTCTGGGGCGTGATGCCGGGGCACGTCTCCGCGAGTCGAATCGTGGTGGAGCGAGCTGTGCCGCAACTCTACATCCATCCGGCGCGTCACTTCGAGTACCTGCGCGAGTTGCAGCCGCCGATCGTCGAAGCGCTGGTCGCTCCGCTGCCCGTGGGCGACCGGATTGTCGGTGCGGTCTGGGTCATCGACCATGCCGGCCAACGGGGATTCGACGCCGAGGATCTGCGCGTCGTGACACGATGTGCAGCGATCGCCGGCGCCGTGTACGCTGCGCACGAAACGATCGACGCACTGCGCGACGCAGGTCGTCGCAAGGACGAATTCCTTGCCGTCCTCAGTCATGAAATGCGGAACCCGCTCGCCGCCATCAGCAACTCGACCCGCTACCTCGCCCGGGCAACGGCTTCGGTGCCCGATCAGCGGCAGGCGTGCGCGGTGATCGAGCGCCAGCTGGCGCACGTCGTCCGGCTCAGTGAAGACCTGATCGATGCATCGCGCGTGGGTCAGGGAAGCCTGGAACTCCGCATGGAGCGCACCGATCTCGTTGCAGCGACGCGTGCCGGCCACGAAGCGGCGATGCCGGCGCTCGCCGAGCACGACCGGGAGATCGCCGTCTCGTTGCCCGACCAGCCACTCTTCGTCACCGGTGATCCGGCGCGGCTCGCCCAGATCGTCACCAATCTCCTCACGTCGGCCGCCCGGCGGACTCGTGCCGGCGGTCTCGTGTCGCTGACCTTGCGGGAGGAGGGCGACGCCGCGGTGCTGCAGCTGGTGAGTGACACTCCGGGGGTCGCGGCCGGCTGGCCGACCGGCGTCGATCCGTTCGCGGCAGTCGCTCCCGGTCGCCCCGACGAACCACCCGGCATCGGCCTCGCGCTGGCGCGCTCGCTCGTCGAGTTGCATGGCGGACGGATCGTATCGGTGCAGACCGAGCTCGCGCCGCAAAGCGGTTTTGCCGTGCAGCTGCCGCTCGCAGACAGGGCAGCGACTGGCACCCGGATGACCGTTGCGCCGAAGCCGTCTCGTGCACGCGCCGAATTGGACGGTGTGCGACGTCGCGAACGGGTGCTGGTCGTCGACGATTCGGTCGATTCCGGCGACTCGCTCGCCCGCCTGCTCAGTTCATGGGGCCACGATGTGCGGACGGCGCAAGGCGCAGTGGCTGGTTTGCGCCTCGAATGGGAGTTCGAGCCGCATGCCGTGATCCTCGACATCGAAATGCCCGGAAAGAACGGCTATGAGGTGGCGGCCGAACTGCGCGTGCGCCGACGCGACCTGCTGCTCGTGGCACTCAGCGGACACGCGCGTGAGGAAGATCGCGCACGCTCTCTTGCTGCCGGCTTCGACTATCACCTGACCAAGCCGGCGAACGTCGAGTTGCTTCAGCACATTCTCTCATGA
- a CDS encoding HAD family acid phosphatase has translation MMPPIRNARALATTFALSAITGCGASRRVTTAPVPVAATAPAPRNDIHWFRSSAEYRGIALEVYRSAAEHLLGLIRDQRAGTWAVILDADETVLDNSLSERRDADLGRAYSETAWAAWVRESAATAIPGAVDFTRQVHALGGKVVIVSNRPDSLCAPTRENLTKIGVAADMVLCGPAGVTDKNPRFERVQQGTAVPGVPPLHVVEWIGDNIEDFPALRQSVRSTPDGYRDFGVKYFLLPNPMYGSWVRNAEP, from the coding sequence ATGATGCCGCCGATCCGCAACGCGCGCGCGCTCGCCACCACCTTCGCCCTCAGCGCGATCACTGGATGCGGTGCGTCGCGGCGAGTGACGACAGCGCCAGTACCGGTGGCGGCCACCGCACCGGCACCGCGCAACGACATCCACTGGTTTCGATCGTCGGCCGAGTATCGCGGCATCGCGCTGGAGGTCTACCGGTCGGCGGCCGAGCATCTTCTCGGACTGATTCGAGACCAGCGCGCCGGTACCTGGGCAGTGATCCTCGACGCCGACGAAACCGTGCTCGACAATTCGCTCAGTGAACGCCGCGACGCCGATCTCGGCCGGGCGTACTCCGAGACCGCATGGGCCGCGTGGGTTCGGGAAAGTGCGGCGACCGCGATCCCGGGTGCCGTCGACTTCACCAGACAGGTGCACGCGCTCGGCGGCAAGGTGGTGATCGTCTCCAACCGCCCCGATTCGCTCTGCGCGCCGACCCGGGAGAACCTGACCAAGATCGGCGTCGCGGCGGACATGGTCCTCTGCGGTCCCGCCGGCGTAACCGACAAGAATCCGCGGTTCGAGCGGGTCCAGCAGGGGACTGCCGTCCCCGGGGTGCCCCCGCTGCACGTCGTCGAATGGATCGGCGACAACATCGAGGACTTTCCGGCGCTGCGTCAGTCGGTGCGTTCGACTCCCGACGGGTACCGCGACTTCGGCGTGAAGTACTTCCTCCTTCCCAATCCGATGTACGGCTCGTGGGTCAGGAACGCCGAGCCGTGA
- a CDS encoding MarR family transcriptional regulator, which translates to MNRLKTDAEPVAAPGAEAVMFSLLGVAHGIEDRLEQALSPIGLSTSKLGVLTQLVAAGGPLPLSELASRLSCVRSNMTQLVDRLEADGLVRRVDDPADRRSVLAMVTRLGEERQADGASELARVGEEFAAALPRADRAAFTRALAALK; encoded by the coding sequence ATGAACCGTCTCAAGACCGATGCCGAGCCCGTCGCCGCACCGGGCGCCGAAGCGGTGATGTTCTCGCTGCTCGGCGTTGCGCATGGTATCGAGGACCGCCTGGAACAGGCGCTGTCGCCGATCGGTCTCTCCACGTCGAAGCTCGGCGTCCTCACGCAGCTGGTGGCGGCGGGCGGCCCGCTCCCGCTGAGCGAACTCGCGTCACGACTGAGCTGTGTCCGGTCCAACATGACGCAGCTGGTCGATCGGCTTGAAGCGGACGGCCTGGTTCGGCGCGTCGACGATCCGGCGGACCGCCGCAGCGTGCTGGCGATGGTGACCCGGCTCGGCGAGGAGCGCCAGGCCGACGGCGCGTCCGAACTGGCGCGCGTCGGTGAGGAGTTCGCGGCGGCACTCCCGCGCGCTGACCGCGCCGCGTTCACCCGCGCCCTGGCCGCGCTCAAGTAG